The Winogradskyella schleiferi genome has a window encoding:
- a CDS encoding C40 family peptidase, producing the protein MKQLLPILFLLLLASSCKSKKSYSSKKRQTHTVKVNTTAKPTAEAETIVKYAKTFDGTRYKYGGTTKKGMDCSGLIYTTYKRHNVNLPRTTSGLQGTGDWVDIKEVNVGDLVFFATKKNSRKVNHVGIVTDVRTGNVEFIHASSSRGVMISSLAEKYWYFSFVQARRVL; encoded by the coding sequence ATGAAACAATTATTACCAATACTATTTCTTCTCTTACTTGCCAGCAGCTGCAAATCCAAAAAATCATATTCCAGTAAAAAAAGACAAACCCATACTGTAAAAGTTAATACGACAGCAAAACCTACAGCCGAAGCAGAAACCATTGTAAAATACGCCAAAACTTTTGACGGTACGCGTTACAAATATGGTGGCACCACAAAAAAAGGTATGGATTGTTCGGGTTTAATATATACAACCTACAAAAGGCACAATGTTAACTTACCAAGAACCACATCTGGACTTCAAGGCACTGGCGATTGGGTAGATATCAAGGAAGTAAATGTTGGAGATTTGGTATTTTTTGCCACTAAGAAAAACAGCCGAAAGGTAAATCATGTTGGCATTGTTACCGATGTAAGAACTGGCAATGTTGAGTTTATTCATGCTTCTAGTAGCAGAGGTGTGATGATTTCCTCTTTGGCAGAAAAATATTGGTACTTCTCTTTTGTGCAGGCTAGACGTGTGTTGTGA
- a CDS encoding ComEC/Rec2 family competence protein: MKLLNFTIIKLTICLVMGILLAHYLKLDFHTILYATIGLVLLIGVYWLALKSKINRSPYFGILACFCMVGIGIISYHLQDETLRSKHYIHLNSSGNYNTIVFQIKERLKPDTYNEKYIAAVKSFNDEEALGHLLINIKKDSVSKRLNVDDLFLTSSELKVIQKPLNPYQFDYSKYLELQQVYHQLYLDSATILQLSDSKSTIYGYADALRTTINLKLIEAGFEKEALSIMNALLLGQRQTIDKSIYNNYVNSGTIHILAVSGLHVGIILWILNFIFSPLLYLKHGNFIRPFILVTILWSFAIIAGLSPSVTRAVSMFSIISIAMHLKRRTNIYNTLVISAFVILLVEPAFLFAVGFQMSYLAVLGIVSVQPIIYKLWQPKYWILDKPWQIFTVTLAAQLGVVPISLFYFHQFPGLFFISNLVVIPFLGLILGFGLLVIAFALLGFLPKPIVDIYSFIIDSLNNFIAWVAQFESFLFRDIPFTLLQVIVSYLIVLALIQVYKFRNFKWTAMSLIAIIGLQGVYFYNKQQTQYEALVIFNKSRFSMIGIKTNNKLTLFHNLDSVQFQSNQAIKNYKVGESIDLITTDSLQSVYIYKNNIILAIDSLAVYKGISFRPNYILLRNSPRLNLNRVIDSLKPDQIIADASNYKSYLKRWKATCEYKKIPFHQTNEKGAFIIK, encoded by the coding sequence ATGAAGTTACTAAATTTTACCATCATAAAATTGACCATTTGTTTGGTTATGGGAATCCTTTTGGCGCACTATCTAAAGTTAGATTTCCATACGATTTTATATGCAACCATCGGTTTAGTGCTATTAATTGGTGTGTATTGGTTAGCCTTAAAATCTAAAATCAACCGTTCTCCTTATTTTGGAATTCTAGCTTGCTTTTGTATGGTTGGAATTGGAATAATTTCATACCACCTTCAAGATGAAACTTTACGATCTAAACATTACATACATCTCAATTCTTCTGGAAATTATAATACCATTGTTTTCCAAATTAAAGAACGATTAAAACCCGACACTTATAATGAAAAATATATTGCTGCAGTAAAATCATTTAATGATGAGGAAGCACTTGGTCATTTATTGATTAATATTAAAAAAGATAGTGTTTCAAAACGTCTAAATGTTGATGATTTATTCTTAACCTCATCGGAACTGAAAGTGATTCAAAAACCATTAAACCCTTATCAATTTGATTATAGTAAGTATTTAGAATTGCAGCAGGTATATCATCAACTTTATCTCGATTCGGCTACTATTTTACAACTTTCAGATTCAAAATCTACTATTTACGGTTATGCTGATGCTTTGAGAACTACTATCAATTTAAAACTTATTGAAGCAGGATTTGAAAAAGAAGCACTAAGCATTATGAATGCCTTATTGCTTGGTCAACGACAAACCATTGACAAATCCATTTATAACAATTATGTGAATTCTGGCACTATCCATATTTTGGCCGTATCAGGATTGCATGTTGGAATTATTTTATGGATTCTTAATTTTATATTTAGTCCTCTACTCTATTTGAAACATGGGAATTTTATAAGACCTTTTATATTAGTTACTATACTTTGGAGTTTTGCTATTATAGCTGGTTTGTCGCCTTCAGTAACCAGAGCTGTATCCATGTTTAGTATTATTAGTATTGCGATGCATTTAAAACGACGTACAAATATTTATAACACATTGGTCATTTCAGCATTTGTGATTTTATTGGTTGAGCCGGCATTTTTGTTTGCCGTTGGATTCCAGATGAGCTACCTGGCTGTTTTAGGAATTGTCAGCGTACAACCTATTATTTATAAGCTTTGGCAGCCAAAATATTGGATACTTGATAAACCTTGGCAAATTTTCACGGTAACATTAGCTGCACAATTAGGTGTGGTGCCTATAAGTCTATTCTATTTTCATCAGTTCCCTGGCTTATTTTTTATTTCGAACTTAGTGGTGATTCCGTTTTTAGGCCTTATTCTTGGTTTTGGATTGCTTGTAATTGCCTTTGCACTCCTTGGATTTTTACCCAAACCAATTGTGGACATCTATAGTTTTATCATTGATAGTTTGAATAACTTTATCGCATGGGTTGCTCAATTTGAAAGCTTTCTTTTTAGAGACATTCCGTTTACGCTGCTTCAAGTTATAGTTTCCTATCTTATAGTGTTAGCTTTGATTCAAGTTTATAAATTCCGAAATTTTAAGTGGACAGCAATGAGCTTAATCGCAATAATTGGACTTCAAGGTGTTTACTTTTATAACAAACAGCAAACTCAATATGAGGCGCTTGTTATTTTTAATAAGAGTCGGTTTTCGATGATTGGTATAAAAACGAACAACAAATTAACCTTATTCCATAATTTGGATTCGGTTCAGTTCCAGTCAAATCAAGCCATTAAAAACTACAAAGTTGGTGAATCTATTGACCTTATTACAACAGACAGTTTACAATCGGTTTATATATATAAGAACAATATTATATTAGCCATTGATAGTTTAGCGGTTTATAAAGGCATTTCGTTTCGACCCAATTATATTTTATTGCGAAATTCGCCAAGACTTAATCTCAATAGAGTCATAGACAGTTTAAAACCTGATCAAATTATAGCCGATGCCAGTAATTACAAATCGTATTTAAAACGGTGGAAAGCCACATGTGAGTATAAAAAAATCCCTTTCCATCAAACAAATGAAAAGGGAGCTTTTATTATAAAATAA
- a CDS encoding thioredoxin family protein → MKKLTFGLIAVFAFSITAVAQEINWVTMDEALELQKKEPKKIFMDVYTNWCGPCKMLDKNTFHNKDVVAYVNEHYYAVKFNAEGNDEVTYKDQTFGNPNYDATKANRRNSAHEFSRFLKVRAYPTMVFFDEEGGFISPIQGYLKPQQLELYLKLFKSDEHKEMTTQEQFNEYYKAFKPEFKE, encoded by the coding sequence ATGAAAAAATTGACCTTTGGATTAATAGCTGTTTTTGCTTTTTCGATAACAGCAGTGGCACAAGAAATTAATTGGGTAACCATGGACGAAGCTTTAGAGCTTCAGAAAAAAGAACCTAAAAAGATTTTTATGGATGTTTATACCAATTGGTGCGGCCCTTGCAAAATGTTAGATAAGAATACATTTCATAATAAAGATGTTGTAGCGTACGTCAATGAACATTATTACGCTGTAAAGTTTAATGCTGAGGGGAACGATGAGGTAACTTACAAAGACCAGACCTTTGGAAACCCAAATTACGATGCTACAAAAGCCAACAGACGAAATAGCGCACACGAGTTTTCAAGATTTTTAAAAGTTAGAGCCTATCCAACAATGGTGTTTTTTGATGAGGAAGGTGGATTTATCTCGCCTATTCAAGGGTATTTAAAACCACAGCAACTGGAGTTGTATTTAAAATTATTCAAAAGTGATGAGCATAAAGAAATGACGACCCAAGAACAGTTTAATGAATATTACAAAGCGTTTAAACCTGAGTTTAAGGAATAA
- a CDS encoding peptide MFS transporter, protein MNSSSENFFATKVMGHPAGLFVLFFTEMWERFSYYGMRAILVIFLTGAVAGDNPGWGWDKPAALSLLGTYAMLVYLTPIMGGWLADNKIGYRMAVVIGALLMTLGHASMAVETPTFLYIGIAFLILGNGFFKPNMTSIISKMYEGHDEKKDGAYNIFYMGVNAGAFLGIMLCGWLGENVGWSYGFGLAGIFMFLGMVQFYYAQPLFGDVGAKPNNEKKDLIDTLVDDLDTSKEKISNKLNHFIILDYVLIAIFIISALIFIINDPLSKIGQIDTFNFAIAGMTDSLFFALLAAIIFIIILVVRIPRYEKIVRDRMIAFTIFCIFTIFFWAAFEQAAGSLPIFTRDFTDRVLEGNAASVFKIIDLIVTVVPIGIITYVLFSLFKKTFSKISLSNIVLAISFVLIWALVIYKLYINFSVEAKEVEITWFAILNSLFIIVFAPLFTKWWDSKYNPPAAVKYGLGLIIMAIGFGLLAFATRIVPLGAETAKLSMMWLVLAYLFHTLGELCLSPMGLSYLSKLVPARMVAFMFGVYYLAIAIGNKMAHYVGGDIEKITREDGLSYFFLIFTIVPIVLGLVSFALHPLLKRLMHGVR, encoded by the coding sequence ATGAATAGTTCATCCGAAAATTTTTTCGCTACAAAAGTAATGGGACATCCAGCAGGATTGTTCGTTTTGTTTTTTACTGAAATGTGGGAACGTTTTTCCTATTATGGAATGCGTGCGATTTTGGTAATTTTTCTAACTGGCGCAGTCGCTGGAGACAATCCTGGTTGGGGTTGGGATAAGCCTGCTGCATTGTCTTTATTAGGTACTTACGCCATGTTGGTTTATTTGACACCTATTATGGGCGGATGGTTAGCAGATAACAAAATTGGCTACCGTATGGCTGTAGTTATTGGTGCGTTACTAATGACTCTTGGGCATGCTTCAATGGCTGTTGAAACTCCAACTTTTTTATATATAGGAATTGCATTTTTGATTTTAGGAAATGGTTTTTTTAAGCCAAATATGACTTCAATTATATCCAAAATGTATGAGGGCCATGATGAGAAAAAAGATGGTGCTTACAATATTTTTTATATGGGAGTGAATGCTGGTGCATTTTTAGGGATTATGCTATGTGGATGGCTTGGTGAAAATGTTGGATGGAGTTATGGCTTTGGTTTAGCAGGTATATTTATGTTTTTAGGAATGGTACAGTTTTACTACGCACAGCCACTTTTTGGAGATGTTGGTGCAAAACCGAATAATGAAAAGAAAGACTTAATTGATACGCTTGTTGATGACTTAGATACTTCTAAAGAAAAAATAAGCAATAAGCTGAATCATTTTATAATACTTGATTATGTGTTAATTGCCATATTTATTATTTCGGCATTAATTTTTATTATCAACGACCCACTAAGTAAAATAGGTCAAATAGATACGTTTAATTTTGCAATAGCAGGAATGACGGACTCTTTATTTTTTGCGCTACTTGCTGCAATAATATTTATCATAATCCTTGTTGTTAGAATTCCGCGCTATGAAAAAATTGTAAGGGACAGAATGATTGCTTTTACTATTTTTTGTATTTTCACCATATTCTTTTGGGCTGCATTTGAACAGGCTGCCGGTTCATTACCAATATTCACACGGGATTTTACAGATAGAGTTTTAGAAGGAAATGCAGCCTCTGTTTTTAAGATAATAGATTTAATAGTTACTGTTGTACCTATAGGAATTATTACCTATGTGTTATTTAGTCTATTCAAAAAAACCTTTAGCAAAATTAGCTTGTCTAATATTGTTTTGGCTATTAGTTTTGTTCTTATTTGGGCATTAGTTATTTACAAACTATACATTAATTTTAGTGTTGAAGCTAAGGAGGTAGAAATTACTTGGTTTGCGATTTTAAACTCTTTATTTATAATAGTTTTTGCACCTTTATTTACCAAATGGTGGGATAGTAAATATAACCCTCCAGCTGCGGTTAAGTATGGGTTAGGGCTTATTATAATGGCAATAGGATTTGGTTTGTTGGCCTTCGCCACAAGAATTGTTCCTTTAGGAGCAGAAACTGCTAAATTGAGTATGATGTGGTTAGTATTAGCATATTTATTTCATACACTAGGTGAGCTTTGTTTGTCACCAATGGGATTATCTTATTTAAGTAAGTTAGTTCCTGCGAGAATGGTAGCTTTTATGTTTGGGGTTTATTATTTAGCTATAGCAATAGGAAACAAAATGGCGCATTATGTAGGTGGTGATATTGAAAAGATAACACGAGAAGACGGATTGTCTTATTTCTTCTTAATATTTACAATTGTTCCAATAGTGCTTGGATTAGTGTCATTTGCATTGCACCCATTATTAAAAAGACTTATGCACGGCGTTCGCTAA
- a CDS encoding peptide MFS transporter, which translates to MSTAIKKPHQKELFGQPIGLYILFLTEMWERFSYYGMRALLVLYMTTATIGDDRGAGLGWTSKEALALYGWYTMLVYVMSIPGGMIADKLIGQKKAVLLGAIILCLGHGVLVMTDIWAFYTGLGLVILGVGLLKPNISTMVGGLYKEGDIRRDKGFSIFYIGINLGSLLATMIVGLVVAEWGWHAGFGLAGVVMLIGLINYIFGQKYLTQVGNFVPAKKDDPNEISYGKLYGKLFKSPKQLMFAVILFAASIWGWYTLEWGYGLLFLFLTAVVILLMMIYKELESKVFKDRFMVLLLSFIMVIVFWGAFEQAGGLMNLYTETNTDRMLFGWEIPTVMFQSLNAGFIILFATAVASFWAKRKLKGKEASSLFKMALGIIIMGFGFLFMVFAAMEFEKSGASSMIWLVLAYLFHTIGELCLSPVALSFITKLTPVKYASLMMGVYFAATGLGSKVAGIVGEAASDFGEYTIFLGILIFTVIVGTLFILILKPLKRLTHGAEDNERMMHNDEAEGFELADPDINN; encoded by the coding sequence ATGTCAACAGCAATTAAAAAACCGCATCAAAAAGAACTATTTGGGCAGCCAATAGGGCTTTATATTTTGTTCCTAACAGAAATGTGGGAACGTTTTTCGTATTATGGTATGAGAGCCTTATTAGTATTGTATATGACAACGGCTACAATTGGAGATGACAGAGGTGCAGGTTTAGGTTGGACAAGTAAAGAAGCATTAGCACTTTATGGGTGGTACACGATGCTAGTATATGTGATGTCAATTCCTGGAGGAATGATTGCAGATAAACTGATAGGACAAAAGAAAGCGGTTCTATTAGGTGCTATCATTTTGTGTTTAGGACACGGTGTCTTAGTTATGACCGATATTTGGGCATTTTACACAGGATTGGGTCTCGTAATTTTAGGAGTTGGTTTGTTGAAACCAAATATTTCGACAATGGTCGGAGGCCTTTACAAAGAAGGAGACATTAGAAGAGATAAAGGTTTCAGTATTTTTTATATTGGAATAAACTTAGGATCTTTATTAGCAACTATGATTGTGGGATTAGTGGTGGCCGAATGGGGTTGGCATGCTGGGTTTGGTCTTGCAGGAGTTGTGATGCTCATAGGATTGATTAACTATATATTTGGGCAAAAATACTTAACTCAAGTTGGAAACTTTGTGCCAGCTAAAAAAGATGATCCAAATGAAATTTCTTATGGAAAGCTTTATGGAAAGTTATTTAAATCACCAAAACAATTAATGTTTGCAGTTATTTTATTCGCTGCATCTATTTGGGGTTGGTACACCTTAGAATGGGGTTATGGCTTATTGTTTTTGTTTCTTACAGCAGTAGTCATTCTATTAATGATGATATATAAAGAGTTGGAATCTAAAGTATTTAAAGACAGGTTCATGGTACTGTTATTATCGTTTATTATGGTCATTGTTTTCTGGGGTGCATTTGAGCAAGCTGGTGGATTAATGAATTTATATACAGAAACAAATACAGATAGAATGTTATTCGGTTGGGAAATACCTACGGTTATGTTTCAAAGTTTAAATGCTGGGTTCATAATTTTATTTGCCACGGCTGTCGCCTCTTTTTGGGCTAAACGAAAGTTAAAAGGAAAAGAAGCCTCCTCATTATTTAAAATGGCGCTTGGTATTATCATAATGGGCTTTGGTTTTCTGTTTATGGTGTTTGCAGCTATGGAATTTGAAAAATCAGGTGCGTCAAGTATGATTTGGTTAGTATTGGCTTATTTATTCCATACTATTGGAGAATTATGTTTGTCACCCGTAGCCTTATCGTTTATAACAAAATTAACGCCCGTGAAATATGCTTCGCTAATGATGGGTGTTTATTTCGCCGCCACTGGTCTGGGTAGTAAAGTAGCTGGTATTGTTGGTGAGGCAGCTAGTGATTTTGGGGAGTATACAATATTTCTAGGGATACTAATATTTACAGTTATTGTTGGGACATTATTTATTTTAATATTGAAACCACTTAAACGTCTGACTCATGGCGCAGAAGATAATGAGCGCATGATGCACAATGATGAAGCCGAAGGTTTTGAATTAGCAGATCCAGATATTAATAACTAA
- a CDS encoding S9 family peptidase encodes MNFRQVVAVFGFLMTSMVFYQEKQITLQDIWSGQFRTEGMQALHSMDNGTQYSVLNFDKKTRISTIDIYDYKTLEKVKTLVSSADIAEIQGFLDYAFSADESKVILTTKSEPVFRRSTLGEYYVYDIASKKVTKVSDDLVQEPTLSPDGTKVAYGLENNLFVKDLKSGNVEQITTDGEKNKIINGITDWVYEEEFAFVRAFDWNTDSNKIAFIRFDETDVPEFSMDVYGSDLYQTQHVFKYPKAGEANSKISLHLYDLNSKSLKELKVDKAYEDFYIPRIKWTNDAEVLSAQYMNRHQNELDLWMIDTESMTSKNVLAEKDKAYIDVTDNLTFLKDNSFIWTSEKDGFNHIYHYSNDGELINQVTKGNWEVTSYYGFNEKSNTIYYQSTENGSINRAIYSIKLNGKNKKRLTETEGTNSASFSADYTYFINTHSSATSPQEYTLYDANTGDVIKLIKDNDQLAQKVGSYVTSKKEFSTINVNGNDLNMWMIKPADFDPNREYPLFMYQYSGPGSQQVANRWNSANDYWFQMLAQQDYIVVCVDGRGTGFKGADFKKVTQNELGKYEVEDQIEAAKQLGNRDYIDASRIGIWGWSYGGFMSSNVLFKGNDVFKMAIAVAPVTSWRFYDTIYTERYMTTPQENPSGYDENSPINHVNKLKGDYLLIHGTGDDNVHVQNTMRMVEALIQADKQFEWMIYPDKNHSIYGGNTRLHLYKKMTDFIHRTLGDKLETSDKEE; translated from the coding sequence ATGAATTTTAGACAGGTTGTGGCTGTTTTTGGCTTTTTAATGACTTCAATGGTTTTTTACCAAGAAAAACAAATCACGCTTCAAGACATTTGGAGTGGTCAGTTTAGAACAGAAGGGATGCAAGCCTTGCATTCTATGGATAATGGAACTCAGTATTCAGTCTTAAATTTTGATAAGAAAACGAGAATCTCGACCATAGATATTTACGATTATAAAACCTTGGAAAAAGTCAAAACCTTGGTGTCTTCAGCTGATATAGCTGAGATTCAAGGTTTTCTTGATTACGCATTTAGTGCTGATGAATCAAAAGTGATTCTCACTACAAAATCGGAACCAGTGTTTAGACGTTCCACTTTGGGCGAATATTATGTATATGATATCGCTTCAAAAAAAGTGACCAAAGTATCGGATGATTTAGTGCAAGAACCCACCTTATCACCAGATGGTACAAAAGTAGCTTACGGATTAGAAAATAATTTATTCGTTAAGGATTTAAAATCTGGAAATGTTGAACAAATCACAACCGATGGTGAAAAAAATAAAATCATCAATGGAATTACGGATTGGGTTTACGAAGAGGAATTTGCTTTTGTAAGGGCTTTCGATTGGAACACGGATAGCAACAAAATCGCTTTTATAAGATTTGATGAAACTGATGTGCCAGAATTTTCAATGGATGTTTATGGTTCAGATTTATACCAAACCCAACATGTATTTAAATATCCTAAAGCTGGTGAAGCCAATTCTAAGATTTCTTTGCACTTGTATGATTTAAATTCCAAAAGCCTTAAGGAATTAAAAGTTGATAAAGCTTATGAAGATTTCTACATCCCAAGAATAAAGTGGACTAACGATGCGGAAGTTTTAAGTGCACAATACATGAATCGTCATCAAAACGAATTAGACCTTTGGATGATTGATACCGAATCGATGACCTCTAAAAATGTTTTAGCAGAAAAAGACAAGGCCTATATCGATGTCACTGATAACTTAACGTTTCTAAAAGATAATAGTTTTATTTGGACGAGTGAAAAGGACGGTTTTAATCATATTTATCATTATTCCAATGATGGAGAATTGATTAATCAAGTTACGAAAGGCAACTGGGAAGTGACGAGTTACTATGGTTTTAATGAAAAATCTAATACCATTTATTACCAATCCACTGAAAATGGTTCTATTAATAGAGCTATTTATTCTATTAAATTAAACGGGAAAAACAAGAAGAGACTTACTGAAACAGAAGGGACAAATAGCGCATCTTTTAGTGCTGACTACACTTATTTTATAAACACACATTCTAGTGCAACATCGCCTCAAGAATATACGCTTTATGATGCCAATACTGGTGATGTGATTAAGCTTATTAAAGATAATGATCAGTTGGCACAGAAAGTGGGGAGTTATGTCACCTCTAAAAAAGAGTTTAGTACTATAAATGTCAATGGCAACGATTTGAATATGTGGATGATAAAACCAGCAGATTTTGACCCAAATAGGGAATATCCACTTTTTATGTACCAATATTCAGGTCCAGGTTCTCAGCAAGTCGCCAACCGCTGGAATAGCGCCAATGATTATTGGTTTCAAATGCTGGCACAACAAGATTATATTGTGGTTTGTGTAGATGGTAGAGGAACAGGATTTAAAGGCGCAGATTTCAAAAAGGTAACCCAAAATGAATTGGGGAAATACGAAGTGGAAGACCAAATTGAAGCGGCGAAACAACTCGGAAATCGAGATTATATTGATGCATCACGAATTGGAATTTGGGGCTGGAGCTATGGCGGCTTTATGAGCAGTAATGTATTGTTCAAGGGAAATGATGTATTTAAAATGGCTATTGCCGTTGCGCCTGTAACGAGTTGGAGGTTTTATGATACTATTTATACTGAACGCTACATGACCACACCTCAAGAAAACCCGAGTGGTTATGATGAAAACTCCCCAATCAATCATGTCAATAAACTTAAAGGTGATTATCTATTAATCCACGGAACAGGTGATGATAATGTACATGTGCAAAACACCATGCGCATGGTTGAAGCCTTAATCCAAGCCGACAAACAATTTGAGTGGATGATATATCCAGATAAAAACCACAGTATTTATGGTGGGAATACAAGATTACATTTATATAAAAAGATGACCGATTTTATCCACAGAACTTTAGGTGATAAACTTGAAACAAGTGATAAGGAAGAATAG
- a CDS encoding hydroxymethylglutaryl-CoA reductase, degradative: MPNTITGFSKLSKSEKIEWLLDTYFTDKDSARNLVQRYWNSDEKLQKLHDEFIENTITNYYLPLGVAPNFLINDTFYTIPMAIEESSVIAAASKAAKFWLERGGFRAEVLSTEKIGQVHFIYKGDYGKLEAFFNDVKPKLISDTAAMTKSMERRGGGILNIELRNKAEDLPNYYQLHATFETLDAMGANFINSCLEQFATTFKTEAEKFERFNAEEKNISIVMSILSNYVPQCLVRAEVSCKVEELKSKDIPNPEAFVKKFKQAVTIAEVEPYRAVTHNKGIMNGIDAVVLATGNDFRAVEAGVHAYAAKDGQYSSLTHCSVDNGIFKFWIEIPLALGTVGGLTNLHPLVKFSLEMLQKPTAKDLMKIVAVAGLAQNFGAVKSLTTTGIQEGHMKMHLMNILNQFEATEDEKVKLIEHFKTNVVTHSAVVEEIGKLRA; encoded by the coding sequence ATGCCAAATACCATTACTGGCTTTTCCAAGCTTTCAAAATCCGAAAAGATTGAGTGGCTTTTAGACACGTATTTCACGGATAAAGACAGTGCAAGAAACCTTGTTCAGCGCTATTGGAATTCTGATGAAAAATTGCAGAAGTTACACGATGAATTTATAGAAAATACAATTACCAATTACTATTTGCCATTAGGTGTTGCGCCTAACTTTTTGATTAATGACACTTTTTATACGATTCCAATGGCGATTGAGGAAAGCTCAGTTATTGCGGCTGCCAGTAAAGCCGCTAAATTCTGGTTGGAGCGTGGTGGTTTTAGGGCTGAAGTTTTATCGACTGAAAAAATTGGTCAGGTTCATTTTATATATAAAGGCGATTATGGTAAACTTGAAGCCTTTTTTAACGATGTAAAACCCAAATTAATCAGCGATACTGCTGCCATGACCAAAAGTATGGAGCGCAGAGGCGGTGGGATTTTAAATATTGAATTACGAAACAAAGCCGAAGATTTACCAAATTATTATCAGCTTCACGCGACTTTTGAAACTTTGGATGCGATGGGCGCAAATTTTATCAACTCCTGCTTGGAACAATTTGCAACGACCTTTAAAACCGAAGCTGAAAAGTTTGAACGTTTTAATGCTGAAGAGAAAAACATCTCAATTGTTATGAGTATCCTTTCCAATTACGTCCCACAATGTTTGGTGCGTGCGGAAGTGTCTTGTAAAGTTGAAGAATTAAAAAGTAAGGACATTCCTAATCCCGAAGCGTTTGTAAAGAAATTCAAACAAGCCGTGACTATTGCTGAAGTTGAACCTTATAGAGCCGTAACACATAACAAAGGCATTATGAATGGTATTGACGCGGTTGTATTGGCCACAGGCAATGATTTTAGAGCCGTTGAAGCTGGCGTACATGCTTATGCGGCAAAAGATGGTCAATATTCTAGTTTAACGCATTGTTCTGTTGATAATGGTATTTTTAAATTTTGGATAGAAATTCCATTAGCTTTAGGAACCGTCGGTGGTCTAACCAACTTACATCCTTTGGTAAAATTTTCTTTGGAAATGTTACAAAAACCAACAGCCAAAGATTTAATGAAAATTGTAGCGGTTGCAGGATTAGCTCAAAATTTTGGCGCCGTAAAATCGTTAACGACAACAGGAATTCAGGAAGGCCACATGAAAATGCACTTGATGAATATATTGAATCAATTTGAAGCTACTGAGGACGAAAAAGTAAAACTTATCGAACATTTTAAGACAAATGTTGTTACTCATAGTGCGGTTGTTGAGGAGATAGGAAAATTAAGAGCATAG
- a CDS encoding ADP-ribosylglycohydrolase family protein, with protein MNKSKRFEGCVIGGAIGDAWGSGFENKSKQEDDTFYLFGSSDIKTTTWGITDDTQLTLATIEAMTLNKALKPEPIANQFLKYYRHRKLKGIGSSTLKAIQELDFGGHWSQTGRRGEFAAGNGAAMRIAPLAFRSKITNSEIRDICIMTHNNDEAYIGALSVIIALREILYKNWNGKTNLIDKVIGQIPDTRVRDRLIKIKNIESLEEIGEIGNDGYVVNSVPLAIAAANRIKDLGIEEMFSKLIEIGGDTDTNCSIAGQIAGTFIGIDEIPEHLLNKLKQLNDFDWIQNTINNFRKTENWT; from the coding sequence ATGAATAAAAGCAAAAGATTTGAAGGATGTGTAATTGGTGGAGCAATTGGAGATGCTTGGGGAAGTGGTTTTGAAAATAAATCTAAACAAGAAGATGACACGTTCTACTTATTTGGAAGTTCAGATATAAAAACAACAACATGGGGAATTACAGATGACACTCAATTAACACTTGCTACTATTGAGGCAATGACTTTAAATAAGGCTTTGAAACCTGAACCAATAGCTAATCAATTCTTAAAGTATTATAGGCATAGAAAATTAAAAGGAATAGGATCAAGTACACTAAAGGCAATTCAAGAACTCGATTTTGGTGGTCATTGGAGTCAAACAGGAAGACGTGGAGAATTTGCAGCTGGAAATGGTGCAGCAATGCGAATAGCGCCTCTTGCTTTTAGAAGCAAAATAACTAATTCCGAAATTAGAGATATTTGCATTATGACCCATAATAATGATGAAGCCTATATTGGAGCCCTAAGCGTCATAATTGCTTTAAGAGAAATTTTATATAAAAACTGGAATGGTAAAACAAATCTAATTGATAAAGTAATCGGTCAAATTCCAGATACAAGAGTTAGAGATAGATTAATCAAAATTAAAAACATAGAAAGTCTCGAAGAAATTGGTGAAATAGGAAATGATGGTTACGTTGTTAATTCTGTTCCATTAGCTATAGCAGCTGCAAATAGAATAAAAGACCTTGGAATTGAAGAAATGTTTTCTAAACTCATTGAAATTGGTGGAGATACTGACACTAATTGTTCTATAGCGGGACAAATTGCTGGAACATTTATTGGTATAGACGAGATTCCGGAACATCTATTAAATAAGCTCAAACAACTAAATGATTTTGATTGGATACAAAACACAATAAATAATTTTAGAAAAACAGAAAATTGGACATAA